The Xylocopa sonorina isolate GNS202 chromosome 10, iyXylSono1_principal, whole genome shotgun sequence genome contains the following window.
CAGGGACAGAACGCGGAGCCGTGAAAACATCGTCACCCTAGATAATGAGGCTTTCTTCTTTCCTTTCAGCCGGCCACACGTCCCTGATCAAAATTCATCGACCGTGCGTGGCTTCCATCGGCTATAAAACCGCGTTGTCTTCGTTCGAGCCGGCATTCGGTGTTTAGCCTCGCAAATCGGTGGGTACCGTCATGAAGTTCACAACGATCGTCGCGTCCATCGCCCTCCTGGGCGCGCTAGCCGCAGCGGAGAGGCCGATGGAGACCACAGCTGACGCCCTTCGCGGGATCTACTACAGGTGAGCgtcagagaaaaaaaaaacaagtaaAACCATCGAGTAGCTCGATAAAACTTGTCATCGTAATTCATCGATTCTAACATCGAACTCCGTGCTTGCAGATGCATAGACAACGAGGCGATGTTGTCGTGCGTGAAGCCCAAAGTGTTGGCGTACCTCAGCCAAGCGGTGAAACAAGACAGGCTGGCCATCACTGAGGACTTGGCGGTGGTGAAGTCGAGGGACTTGCCTGAGGATAATACCAACGACTACTATCCCCCGCAGTACGACTCTGTGGACCCTGCCAGGAGGGAGTTACTGAGGTCTCTGATGTTGGAGAAACTGGACGCGTACCTGTCGAGCCATCAGTTGGAGGCTAAGCTACCGGAAGCCATCGTTGGGTCCAACATCGTGCCAAGATCCTTGGTGGACAGCATGCCTAGGAGCTTGACTGTCCCGCTCTCTGACTCCTCCAACGGTCAAGGTAAACGCGTttcgattaaaatgaaagaagAAGCTCGATCGATTTGTGTGAACGTGTGAGCTTGATGTTAAAAAATGCCTGCAGGCCGTGGATTCGTCAAGAAGGTCATGATACCGTTCCTGCTGGGTCTGAAGTTCAAGGCCACCGCCCTGGTACCGCTAGCACTTGCCTTGATCGCGCTGAAGACCTGGAAAGCTCTCACCCTCGGTCTCCTCTCGATGGTCCTCAGCGGAGCGATGATGATCTTCAAGCTGACCAAGCCGAAAGTTGCCTACGAGGTCGTCCACTACGGGCACCCACCTGTGGAGCACCCTCCGCACTGGGACACGGCCGCCCACGGCCCCTACAGGGCGTACAGGAAATAGACTAACGCAGGACCACGACCTCCCTACCCATAGATCgttctattatttattatttattcacgcGCGACTCTGacttatttataaataaaaattccttACATGGTCTCATCAAACTTTATTGTCTCGATGTCTGTGATTGCTCACGAACGCACGAACCCCGGTGCACCAAGGAAAGAAACGAAACAGGCCGATTTGGTCACTTTCCTTTTTATTATTTGCCTACGCGATGAGAATCGATACGATCGTCACCGGGGATTTAAAGACCGTGAAAGTGGAAAGGGTTACTTGGGAATTCAGCGGCCGTTTCGGGTGAATTCGAGCTGGATGTCGATCGTCGTCGATGCAATTGCGACGATTCCCGTGAACTGTCCACGATTTCAATTATTCGTGGACCACCAGAAATGGATGGTGTGTTCTCAGGTTTACTCGCGAAGCCACGCGCGTACGTGTGTACACCCTTACATCCGTCGCAGGTGTAAATATCCAATGAACGAAGGGGTAATGAAAGACGCAAACGTAAGAAACAGGAAAATGCAGATTTCGAGCGTGGAAACTCTCGCAGGGAAAATTATGGTGGTCGAGTAAAGTCGAAAAGGTGACATCGACCAGCGCTACTACGTCCTGAATGTTTATGCAAACTCGACCCAAAATCCCAATTACCGTTTCATTGTTACGAGTGGGAGGAAGTCGGGCAGAGCGCACAAAAGTGTCTCCTCGCAACCCCACGCGCGCATTCTCGCACGAGAAACTCGCACGCAACGCGCATTTCTGATGCGACGCGAAGAATATTCTACTCGTCCAACCTGCTGCTGCGACTCAGCAAATTTTGGCTCTCAAGAGGGTGAAGTTTCCCCTTAGAAACTTGCCATTAGACATCGAAGACAATTAATTGAGTCAAACGAATGTACATAAATTTGCGATGATGGTTTTCTATGTGATTAATAAAATGGAGAGCTTTTCACAGCTCCATTTATCTGTTCCTTACTTTTTCCTTGGCGAAATTTATTTTCCATGCTACGAGCAACAAGAGAATTGAAATATTCGTTGATGATAAAACAAGAAGCCGGAATGTTTAATTTTCCAAGAAGAATTCGAGGGGTGAACACCTCGTGGCTGCGCGAAAGGCGTGGGGAGAGCGTCGTTAACGGAGCAGACGTGTGGAAAGTGTCGTGTTCGTGGCGTGAATGAACGATGGATTCAATGCCAATGTTACGGTGCCATCGGTGCCAAGGATAAAGGGTATTCTACTCTTACTGACTAGCGCACGCCACTTCCGCTTTTCTACCTGAAACGATGCTTTACGATGACAGCCCGAATATTCGAAAGTTTCGCCCAGTTTATTGCGTGAGCTGATTGTGTTATCGGCGCCTAATCTAGGTTAATGAAGCGATCGATATTTTGACCACTTTGGTATGAATATCAAACGATACCAAGCCTCTATTCAAGTATGCAATACCCTTTGTATCACAAATACTAGTTCGAGAAAAAAGCCATCGATCAACATCGAACACTGCTCAAAGGAAACCGCTACCACTTTCTGTCCCATAAAGTATTCACAGCGAATATCGCTGTCTTAGGAAAGCAAAGAAATCTAAAGATACTCACAGCCAATTACCAAATCAATTACAACAAATAACTCTCTGAAAAGAAAGCGAACTAACATCAGCATCATCATGGAAGATCTCAAACTCGTCAACCCCCAAAGAATGTCCGCGACGAATCGTATCTCTGCAAGCTGAGATACAACGAGATGCCCTTCGCAAGAGAAAGAAAGTTGAAGCCCGTAATCGCAGAAACCGGCGATCCGCGTGTCTTTCACGAAGCGTTCGACCCCCTCGTCCGGCGTCGACCACGAGGAGCTTTCTTTCGACTTCGCCGATCCAGCCCCATCCCGTATTCCCGTCACGAGCTAGCCGAGGCCTCGATAATCGAACACCATACTGAACGAAAAGAAAATTCGTGGTCGGACGAAAGTGGGGGGTCCACTCGTGGTGTGCACACAGGTTTTGCTCCGCTACGCGACGACAGCCCGACGATACACGACGACCGGGGGCTCCGTATAAATAGCCTGATGCCCAACCCATTGGCATCAGTCGTCGTGCAATCGTACCCAGCGATCGTCTTCGAACACTTGTTCAGGGTATAAACGAGTCCTCGTCTCCACTCCAAGGGTAAACCATGAAGCTGTACGTGTTGTGCGCCCTGTTCGCCCTGGCGGCCGCTCAGCCGGCGAAGAACGACCTCTGGAAGGGTAGCAGCATGGACCAGATGGTGGACCAGACGAAGATCGAGTGCGCGCAGAAGAACGACGAGGTCTCCTGCATGAAATTCAAGGTCCTTAACCTGCTCGACCAAATCTTCCGCAAAGACAGCTTCAAGGCAAGTCCACGCTAGCTGGTTACCGTCTCGTTAACGGAGCCAGCCTCCTTCTGGTCGTTGGAATGTTTTCGAGAGCGAAATGGAATCTCCTACGATACAGTACAGGTTGAAAGTAAATTGTTCTCATCACTTTCACCCTCTCGCAGGTATCCGAGACCGTGGAGGTGACTCGCAACTCGTACCCCGTCGAAGAAGTCACCGGCCGCAGCGAGGGCTCCTTCCTGGACAACGTGCAGACCTATCTGACCTCTCACGACGTGACCTTCAAGCTGCCAATGGACTCGACCGTGAAGGTGAGCGCGAGGAACATCGACGACGATCAGCTCACCTTCGACGTGAAGTTCGGCCAGGGTCGCGCCGTCGAGGAGGCTCGCAAGTCCAAGCTGAAGAAGGTCGTCATCCCCATCCTGGTGTTCGTCCTGCTCAAAGCAATGACGCTGATCCCGTTGGCGATCGGTGTGCTTGGACTGAAGGCGTGGAACGCCCTTCAACTCTCTTTCTTCAGTTTCATCGTATCCGTCGGAATGGCCATTTTCCAACTGTGCAAGAAGATCGCGGCGGACGGCCACGGCGCGCCGTTGGCCGCTCACGGACCATGGGAATACCAGGCTCAGTACAGGTCCCTCCAGGATAACGAACAACCGTCGGTGTTCGCGCAGAACCTCGCGTATTCCGCACACGCGCAGTCGTAAAACGCTCCGCCGTTCGTCTGTGCTCTGCTCGTCGCGACTTTTGTAAAATACCTGTCTTCCTACTCCTCTCTGTACTctttatttaataaattattcttGCAATTCACTCGACCTGTTTTGTGACCCTCCTACCTGTACACTCTGCTCTCGTAATAAAATGGGAATCGTAATAATTAAGGGAAATTTAGTCGCAGAGACCACTATCGAAAGATTATCGCTCAGCTCTTATAAAAGAAATTAAACCAAGTTTCACAATGAACGAGTATCCAGTCGAACTTTACACCAACCAGCAACCCTACGTTTCGCTACGTTAAGTTACGATTATACACTCTAATATCCAATAAAATCTTGATAAAATAAAGCGGTGTCAGCACCACTATTAACCTAACATCCACCAGCTGGAACAAAAATACGATTAGATACGCCTTCGTTTCCTAATCGAACTTTCTCGTTCAAAACACCCTGATGACAGAGATTATCGAGGAACCCACAATTATCAGCCAATACCCAGGAAATCAGATCCAAGCTCGCTGTAAAGGGAGAGGCTACATCGAGCTACGACGTTTATTGTTCCGTAAACGCAAGTCGAAGAACTTATTTCACAGCTGAACAGGATGAATGGCAACGTTTAGCGCCACGCATCCTCCACCTTAATTGATACCGTCTGGCCTGTACCCTGGCGTGCGGTTAATTGTAAAAAAGCCACGTGTGAAACCGTCCCGCAGGAGGGATCTAGTTCTAAAGCGAGCCTGGCCGGTTCTGCAAGGAGATTATGCCCGATAATGATCAGACGCGACTACTTCGCGCGGCCTGGAAACCACCGATCCGTATTCCTGTTAAATGGAAATGGAAGTCTCGTCTTCGCGTCGTGACCTTCCGGCAGCTTAcgctttcctttttcttttcgtACCCTCCGCGCATTTTAAGCGCTGTTTATACGCGCACGCTCGAAACGGCGTGTTTTCTTTTGATTTCTGGGCCTGGATACTTGTTTCCTCGTGTCGACGCTGTGTCGCAATCGCCGTAAACGATGTGTAATTGACCTGTACGATGTGGAGCGATGTTTTAGGTGTAGTTCGAGGGCTTTTACAAGCCCTCGAACACGTTCTGGCTAACATTTATTATTGGAACGAGACTTAGGAACCACGTATTACGATACGGATGTC
Protein-coding sequences here:
- the Osi18 gene encoding DUF1676 domain-containing protein Osi18, whose amino-acid sequence is MKFTTIVASIALLGALAAAERPMETTADALRGIYYRCIDNEAMLSCVKPKVLAYLSQAVKQDRLAITEDLAVVKSRDLPEDNTNDYYPPQYDSVDPARRELLRSLMLEKLDAYLSSHQLEAKLPEAIVGSNIVPRSLVDSMPRSLTVPLSDSSNGQGRGFVKKVMIPFLLGLKFKATALVPLALALIALKTWKALTLGLLSMVLSGAMMIFKLTKPKVAYEVVHYGHPPVEHPPHWDTAAHGPYRAYRK
- the Osi19 gene encoding DUF1676 domain-containing protein Osi19, with protein sequence MKLYVLCALFALAAAQPAKNDLWKGSSMDQMVDQTKIECAQKNDEVSCMKFKVLNLLDQIFRKDSFKVSETVEVTRNSYPVEEVTGRSEGSFLDNVQTYLTSHDVTFKLPMDSTVKVSARNIDDDQLTFDVKFGQGRAVEEARKSKLKKVVIPILVFVLLKAMTLIPLAIGVLGLKAWNALQLSFFSFIVSVGMAIFQLCKKIAADGHGAPLAAHGPWEYQAQYRSLQDNEQPSVFAQNLAYSAHAQS